CGGTGGCAGACAACAGCTGGGAAATGGAGGACGCCGAggtggtgtgtcagcagctgggctgtggctcggccaAAAGCGCACACGGCTCAACTCGCTTTGGGAAAGGGTCTGGACCAATCCATCTGGTTCGAGTTGACTGTCACGGGGATGAATCTGCCCTCTGGGAATGCACTGTCCAGGGGTGGGGGCCATACACTGGCCCCCATGACTGGGATGTTGGCGTGGTCTGCCAAGGTAAGAGCTGTGGTGGTCACGGCCCAGGCTTTCTCGCAATTGGGGCCGTCTGTGCCAGCACCATGGCTCTGGTGGCAGCCCCTCCACAACCCCCCAGCGtgtcccagggacccccaagagATCCCAGACTCTCTCCTCCGGCAGGGTTTGTGCGGCTGGTTGGCGGAGACAGTGCCTGCTTGGGCCGCgtggaggtcaggcagggccgAGCCTGGGCCACCCTCTGTGAAGCCCACATGGACCTCAACACCGCCCAtgtcatctgcaaggagctgggctgtggagcagctctggccatcactggggcggcacgctttggggcaggagctgggcccatctgggatgggggctttgagtgtgcaggcaacgaatccctcctgtctgcttgcacccgcaggctgccccatggccagggctgcaccCACACCAGTGACGCTGCCATCATCTGCTCCCGTAAGAGAGCAGGGCACGGGACAGAGGCTGCAGCGGGAGGCGGGGGAGacgggcagcagggacaggggtgcccagggcagggacggggcagggaggctgcgggctGGCTTGTGGCAGTCCCTAGGGGCACGAGAAGGCAGCGGGgtgtgggaggcagagggctgccatgcctgcatgcccccaccattgcagagcaggggacatGAGCCTTCATCTCCAGcgtcttttctccctcccagcctacacaggcttcaggctggtgaatggcagcacagagtgcacagggcgggtggagctggaggcacgcggcacctggggctccctctgcgacgccggctgggacatgcccgacgcccaggtgctctgccaccacctcggctgcggctttgcagcctctgtgcctcgcaGAGGGTATTTTGGGACAGGGAGCGGCCCACTGTGGCAGGACACATTTCACTGCAGCGGGACtgagtcccacctgggagagtgccctgccacgGCGCTGGGGACCCCCGCCTGCTCACTGGGCCACGCTGCTgcagtcaattgctcaggtgcgtgcggggcaggtggcgtcagacaggagggcctgctgtggggaggggacccagcaccccaaatggaggggtgcccctccttctcactgccaccaggagctgtggggcacagggcccatctggggaagcagggccatgtcagggcaggaggagggctgagcccacaCACAGGGTagcaggcacatgggcaggaggagggcagtggggccgtgctgtcccccggcaagcCGTGGGGCTTCTTGGCACCCCACGGTCCCCACAGCGTCTCAGGACATCTCCCCTCTGTGTGGGGCCAGGTGGAACTgaacccctgcggctggtggatgGGGAGAGCCGCTGTGACGGGcgcctggaggtggccctgggtggggcctggggccgagTCCAGCAGTGGGACGACAGCGGTGCcagcgtggtgtgccggcagctccggtgCGGCACGGTGCAGAAGGCCTACGCCgccccagtgctgcagccaggctcgaGTCCCCTGGGGCTGAGCGGGCTCTGGTGTGCAGGCACGGAGACCCACCTGGCCCAGTGCAATGCCACGCTGCCCAGCGCCGTGCCATCGGGCCACACTGAGGAGGCGGTGGTTGTGTGCTCAGGTGAGTGTGCCAGGAAGGGCCCCGGGGCGCCACAGGGGCCTGAGTGGCTGCCCCATCCcgggctgtctctggctgcagggagccggcgggtgCGGCTGGCAAGCggccctgggcgctgtgctgggagagtggaggtctACGTGCAGGGGGCCTGGATCCATGTCTGTGAGGATGCCTGGGACCTCTGGGATGCCACCGTCGTCTGccgccagctgggctgcggcaAGGCCCTGGCAGTGCCCGACTCAGCCCGCtacggccggggctcggggccagtGTGGCTGGGCGCTGGCGggtgctctggggccgaggcgaCACTCTGGgactgcccggccccggccccagccccagggcagcgtgGTTGCAAGCAGGGTGCTGGCGCAGCAGCCGTTTGCTCAGGTCAGTGGCATCCTCCACCGGGGCCAGAGGTAGCAGGGCTGTGGGACTGGCCGTGGTGCCAGCCCTCCCCACCGGCCTCCCTGACCAGctccccacaccctgggcagTCCCGGGGAGCGAGATGGTGCCTTTGCCCCACTGCCCCAGCGTGTCCACTGCTTGGGGTGCTTCTCTTGGTGCCCCGGGGAGGTGGGTGGCGTGGTCGTAAGAGTGGGGGTGTTGCCCAGccctggctcagctgtgccccgcCCCGCTCATGCTAtccccttgcagagctcacagtccTGCGGCTGGCGggtggcagcagctgcaccgggcgcctggaggtcttctacaatgggacgtggggcagcgtgtgcgccaatggcaccagccccgccacagccgccgtggtgtgccagcagctgggctgcggggccaCGGGCCGACTGGCATCTGCCCCAgcaaccacacagggctcaggccctgcgtggctggcctgggtgcagtgcgAGCTGGGGaccgactccctctggcactgcccctcggcaccctggcacctgcagccctgcgactcccctggggacacccacatCACATGTGACGGGGACCCTGGCGGCACCAGAGTGACTCCCACGCCAGCCAGGGCAACTGGATGCCCAGacggcacagcttgcacaggtagCTTTGCCAGCGCAgtggccccagggaccctccagctcgggctggcgcagcccagtggagggggagcagctctggcaaggaGACCCCAGCTGCCCGGGCACTGTCACCCCTCGGCTTCATGCAGGGGTTGGCCCTTCGGCCCAGGGGtgccctccttggcctccctgtCCCTCAAGCTGCTCCCCTGCATCCTCCCATGCATCCACAGTGATGCAGGATGGGAcagggtccccagcctccctccagctctgccgtGTTTTGGTGTCCTCACAGGTGCCCACAGGAGCCCTgcggggggtgctggggccatggcagtgcccaccatcctctgcatcatcctggggaccctgctctgcctggccctgggggctctcgCCATGCAGGCATGGTGTgccatggctcagcacagaggtgggTCGCACCGGGGTTCTCCGGGGCTGAATCTACCAGGACgaggcaccagggcagagccagtcagggctgggggccactgatggctcccgggactgcctggccatggggcggcccggctgcacaggctggggacaggcATGGCGGTGgaggccaggaggccagtgcTGAAAGAGGGCAGGACGCGGCGCAGCAcgagggccaggcaggggcaccagagccactcagcagatggggcacagcagtggagctgggccacagggatatcgggggcacagctggggacccccaccatcccatgtgctgtgcccatggcctggggttatggctgcccttgctttccaggccctggcagagctggggacacaATCTCTGAGGCCGTCTATGAGGAGCTCGACTACACCCTGACGCCAGAgtaccaggaggtgcccagtggCTCAGGTGCGTACACCCTGACTCCCGTGGGAAGaggccagcccagcccggcaCCTCTCCCTGGGGAAGGAGGTCTCTGTGCTGAGGCCCccacgcacccgctgcagcagctgtgctgggagcccagCCATGTGCTGACCACggggagctgcagtgcagggcCGTATCCTGGCCCCTCACAGTCCCCGCTGTGCGGtgaggctgtcctgcccagggtgctggctaGGCCGTGGGACTGGGCAGCCTCTCCTAACGCCCCATCCTCCAGGCTCTCCATCGGAGGGCTCAGCTACAAAGCTGCCGTATTACACCAGTGACAGTGTGGAGGTCAGCAGCCCCGCGACAGCAGCAGGTACGGGGCCGGAGTGCAGGGCCGTGCTGCAACGCGCCCAGAGGTGCAGCCGTCATGCCAcagccagtgccagcaggggcctcacATGGTGCCTGTGCAGCATGGCCACGTGGCCCGCGGTTATTTTCTGGGCCAACACTCGTGGCTGGGGATgagcctctgggctgctggctccatccgagagctggcagccccatgcagcaggccTGGCCCCCATGTCGGCACCCGcagctccttggccagtggtGGCTGGCACAACACGTCCCTGCCCTGGCCTTCGTTTCACTGCCCTGTCTGTTGCAGACACCCCTGCCCAGGCATGGCCCCCCGGACGGGTATGATGATGCTGCGGCTGTCCTGCACCCAGGAGAGGCCGCTTCTCCAGGGTCAAGCAACGGAGATGTTTCTGAGGTTGCAGTGCTGGAAGGTAAGAGGTGCCgcagcctgcacagcagcactgccattcccagcACTGTGCCATCCCGCCGGGAGAGGTGGCTCCCCCGTGCTCTACTGCGGCGGTGGGTGGTGCCTGGGCATGGCGGGGACCACTGGCCTGGACCTGGCAGCCGGGGGATGAAATGCCCCCTAGAGGCACCGGCCATGCTGTccgcagcggggagccggccctCGCTGAGCCACCCGGAGCTGCCAGGAGCCACGACAGATGCACCAGCTTCAGCGCCCCAAGACATGGGCTACGACGATGTTGGTGTCAGTGGCCCCAGGACATCACCGTGAGCATGGCGGGGCCGGGCTgtggcagtccctgaggacacaCACGGTGCCATGGGGATCTGCCCCCATGAGCCACAGGCCAGCCACAGCAGGTATCGTCTGTCTCACTAACGGCCCACTCGGGCTGGCCAGGGACTATGGGCACCATGGAGATGTGTCTCCATCATCCCCCCCACGCAGCCCTCCAGGCGCTGCCTGAGTTTGTGCTTCCACtgtccatttctctctcttctattaaaaaaaataaaaaaatgtttggagCCTCGGCCCCAAGGTGAGGCCTTTGGGCACATTGCTATATCCCGGGGGTGGCTGGGGCGGACAAGGAGCATGTCCTGCTCAGAGTGAGCTCTGTTGCATGGAGCCAGTAACTCTCCTGCCGGCCTCACACGGCTCCAGTTAATCGCTGTTGCTGCTACGGGTCTTTCGCCCGCACTGTCCTAAGCCGAGACGCCTCCCTACATGGCACCCTGGCTGCTGTTGCCCTCACCCGCCCCAGAGCAGCGCTGCACCAGGTCGACATTTGCCATTGCTGGTGGTGCAcactgcccatggcagggactGCCATGGAGCGAGCGCTGCTCTATAGAAAGAGCCAAGCATGGGCAGCGCCGCCCGATGCAgcagtggtggagcagctggcaggcttcctctcctcgctggaggtttcccttgctgtaaggcaggcctgcagcccaaacacaagggcaggacaacagtgtgacaagtggagatgtcttggagggaggctatggtctgccttcctgcctgccacctaGTAAAAGCCCCcatctgggagagcagggcagatgctttgtctccttgattGGAGGCATCACTGGGCACcagtgaaaagagtctggccccatcctcttcacaaaCTCCCTTCACATAGTTATACCCATCAATAGAGACCCCCCGACCTCAGGCTTCTctcctccaccatgaacaggcccagctctctcagcttttcctcgtATGATACATATTCCCATTCCTTCAGCATcataggagccctttgctgcacttgctccaggagctccgtgtctctcttgtcttggggagcccagaactgcacatagcactccagacgtggcctccccagggctcagtagaggcacaggatcacctccctccacctgctgacaacactctgcctaatgcagcccagcatacccttggccttcttggccacaagggcacagtactggctcacggtcagcttgttgtccaccaggcctcccaggtccttctctgcacggttgctttccagcaggtcagccaccaccctctactgctgcagcgggtattcctccccaggggcaggcctctgcacttcacctgattcagcttcatgaggttcccatCTGCCCACCTCCCCAGACTGTCAAGCTCGCTcgcaagggcagcacagccccctgggctatcagccactcctcctggttttcgatcatcagcacacttgctgtgggtgcactctgtcccctcatccacgtcactgaggaagaagatgaacagtACTGCACCCAGCATGGACCCCTGGCAGACACTGCCAGCTACAGTCCTCCaacgagactttgtgctgctcatcacaaccctctgagctctgccagacagccagttttcaagccacctcactgtctgcccatctaacccacacttcctcagcttgcctgtgaggatgtgatgggagacagcgtccaaagccttgctcaagtgaagggagacaacttgccctgctctcccctcatctacccagccaggcgtcccatcctagaaggctctcacgttggttaagcatgatttccccctttGGGAATCCACACTTGCTACTCTGGATCTGGAAAAGTCAGCCTCTCttgaggctttctccctgctctccagggcctgggatatgCGGAGGGCCCGTCTTTgcaggaaagactgcagcaaagcagcatttaggatctctgcctttccaacatgctttgtcaccagggccctttccccggtcagcagtgagcccacaacttcccttctcctcctttggttattgatggatttaaagaagccctgcttgcttcacatccctcaacacattaaactccaaagggGCCGGGGTCTCGGCCTGGACCTTTTGAGCCACATCCTTCCTACTCGGACAACATCCCTCTATTCCTCCCAcgtttcctgaggctggctccacacaagccctgcctcagcttttggcagttctccttaaccaCGGTGTCAAACAGATGTCCCCTGGCATTGTAGTACTCTAAGAGTAGTTCAGGAAACCACAAGTGTAAGCCAGACACATGCAGCCTCAGGCAACAAGCAAGCTAACGCTGCTGTTACTGTGGCACGGCTGTTTCAACCTCATGAAGAAGGACAAGCGccacacaccactgtgctgctgggagctgcagggatgggaaagacaatgacaaggaggaagatcactgtggagtgggcaggagcagtATAAAGATACAcagtttgactatgttttctacctcaactggaaagaaatcagccccactacagcagggagtgcagcacacttgatttccaagctctgtcatTGCCCCTACTTGGACTCTTCCATCTGGGCTGGACCAGAAGTGCCTCTGCCTGGAGCCTGCACTTGCACTCGCTCCTCTGGCCTTCACGGTCTGGGTGGTATTTTTTGACAGGCACAGCCCACATGGAGCCATGAGCCACCTGGGCCCTGCATGGCCAATGCCttttgctcagacagcaagcaggTCCTGCGGTGTCCTAGTGGGATGCAAGTACGGAGTTGCACTCTCTGGACTTGTGCACCCCCGAGCTTAAGAGAAACCTGAAACGAGAGCTCAAGGCCCCTGTGACCTTCTGCCCAAACAAGAGCTGGCACAGAGCCTGGCTTTGATCAGAGTGGTTCAGGTGGGCCCTGTGGGACTCCTGCCACGTGCTTAACCCTGGCTCCCGTTCCCTGATTCAgagctggaaagcactgaaacacagatatGGTTCACCTGAGCAGACACTGAGACAGGACAACCAAAGTCTCCCCCTGTCACCTGCACTGCCCTGGGTGCACCATGGCTGCTTGGAGGCCAGTGTGGCAAACCCCGTGAGCTGTGAGGCTTTG
This window of the Dromaius novaehollandiae isolate bDroNov1 chromosome 5, bDroNov1.hap1, whole genome shotgun sequence genome carries:
- the LOC135328597 gene encoding antigen WC1.1-like; this encodes LLLCVQLCRGTGELRLVNGGSRCAGRVEMKHEGQWGTVCSYDFLWDVRGASVVCRQLGCGTVARASPYTPFGAGTGRIWLQPFLCRGTETALHNCPHFGWGQHYCGHDTDVGVTCSDAVELRLVNGGGPCAGRVEVKLRGQWGTVADNSWEMEDAEVVCQQLGCGSAKSAHGSTRFGKGSGPIHLVRVDCHGDESALWECTVQGWGPYTGPHDWDVGVVCQGFVRLVGGDSACLGRVEVRQGRAWATLCEAHMDLNTAHVICKELGCGAALAITGAARFGAGAGPIWDGGFECAGNESLLSACTRRLPHGQGCTHTSDAAIICSPYTGFRLVNGSTECTGRVELEARGTWGSLCDAGWDMPDAQVLCHHLGCGFAASVPRRGYFGTGSGPLWQDTFHCSGTESHLGECPATALGTPACSLGHAAAVNCSGGTEPLRLVDGESRCDGRLEVALGGAWGRVQQWDDSGASVVCRQLRCGTVQKAYAAPVLQPGSSPLGLSGLWCAGTETHLAQCNATLPSAVPSGHTEEAVVVCSGSRRVRLASGPGRCAGRVEVYVQGAWIHVCEDAWDLWDATVVCRQLGCGKALAVPDSARYGRGSGPVWLGAGGCSGAEATLWDCPAPAPAPGQRGCKQGAGAAAVCSELTVLRLAGGSSCTGRLEVFYNGTWGSVCANGTSPATAAVVCQQLGCGATGRLASAPATTQGSGPAWLAWVQCELGTDSLWHCPSAPWHLQPCDSPGDTHITCDGDPGGTRVTPTPARATGCPDGTACTGAHRSPAGGAGAMAVPTILCIILGTLLCLALGALAMQAWCAMAQHRGPGRAGDTISEAVYEELDYTLTPEYQEVPSGSGSPSEGSATKLPYYTSDSVEVSSPATAAGEAASPGSSNGDVSEVAVLEAGSRPSLSHPELPGATTDAPASAPQDMGYDDVGVSGPRTSP